A single genomic interval of Mycosarcoma maydis chromosome 8, whole genome shotgun sequence harbors:
- a CDS encoding 5-formyltetrahydrofolate cyclo-ligase (related to 5-formyltetrahydrofolate cyclo-ligase): MAATSAAVSLRMSKRQLRKSMAQTLANMRPDEIASQSQKVAEQVLKSQTYARARSISVYINMDVGEVKTDEICRSVLKDGKKLYVPLFASPAAPVTASGPTVSSAPVQVKTEFATDMIMLRLRSVAEYESMAVNRWGIREPPLTYADGTIREQALDETTGGDGLDLILAPGVAFDQTGGRLGHGKGYYDRYLTRAEEWASQCGASPPVTMALALREQVLPASERVPADERDRVLDGIISPDGTILPSTSSRWSR; the protein is encoded by the exons ATGGCTGCAACCTCGGCAGCAGTGTCGCTTCGCATGTCCAAACGACAGCTGCGCAAATCCATGGCACAGACACTGGCCAACATGCGGCCAGACGAGATCGCCAGTCAATCGCAAAAGGTCGCCGAGCAGGTGCTAAAGTCACAGACCTacgctcgcgctcgttCGATTAGCGTGTATATCAACATGGATGTGGGAGAGGTAAAAACCGACGAGATATGTCGATCTGTGCTCAAAGACGGCAAAAAGCTCTATGTGCCTTTGTTTGCTTCACCAGCTGCTCCGGTCACCGCATCCGGGCCGACGGTGTCATCAGCTCCAGTACAAGTCAAGACAGAATTTGCAACAGACATGATCATGCTTAGGCTACGCAGTGTGGCAGAATACGAATCCATGGCGGTAAATCGATGGGGAATACGCGAGCCCCCATTGACCTATGCTGACGGAACCATTCGTGAGCAAG cgctcgacgagacgaCTGGGGGAGATGGGCTGGATCTTATCCTTGCCCCGGGCGTCGCCTTTGACCAGACGGGTGGTAGGTTGGGTCACGGCAAAGGTTACTACGACCGATACCTCACACGCGCAGAAGAATGGGCTTCTCAATGTGGTGCGTCACCACCTGTGACGATGGCGCTAGCACTGCGAGAACAGGTGCTTCCAGCGTCCGAACGTGTTCCTGCTGATGAGCGTGACCGTGTCCTTGACGGTATCATCTCGCCAGACGGTACGATTTTACCTTCAACATCCTCACGGTGGTCTCGATAA
- a CDS encoding uncharacterized protein (related to ATO3 - plasma membrane protein with possible role in export of ammonia), translated as MTTKESEIASNEHPAYQQADGSNGHDLGRQISVTLTPQQFEELYLQPSIKSRSQMGLVKTFGNPTSFGIVSFLLTLMPTSCCLMGWRGATSNSLLALIGAFYFMGGMAMIIAGLLEFVIGNTFPFLVFASFGTFWLTLAGYLDPRFASQATLLSGEGGSPAAYYVPFGYYLIFWAVYTYFLTLAAFRTNVVLVWILFFVALTFTTLGAAYLKFGESSLAAGANLITAAGACGFTACMGGFYILLHLCLAATDFPFNIPLFDLAHLWGARQ; from the coding sequence ATGACCACCAAGGAATCCGAGATTGCCTCGAACGAACACCCTGCCTACCAGCAGGCCGATGGCTCCAATGGCCATGACCTCGGTCGTCAGATCTCGGTCACTCTGACCCCACAGCAGTTCGAGGAGCTGTACCTGCAACCCAGCATCAAGTCCAGAAGCCAGATGGGCCTGGTAAAGACATTCGGCAACCCAACCTCTTTTGGCATCGTCTCTTTCCTCCTCACCCTAATGCCCacttcttgctgcttgatggGCTGGCGTGGGGCCACTTCCAACTCGCTGCTAGCTCTCATCGGAGCCTTCTACTTCATGGGCGGTATGGCCATGATCATTgctggcttgcttgagTTTGTCATCGGCAACACCTTCCctttcctcgtcttcgcttCCTTCGGCACCTTCTGGCTTACCCTGGCGGGCTACTTGGACCCACGCTTCGCCTCCCAGGCCACACTTCTCTCGGGCGAAGGTGGAAGCCCAGCTGCATACTACGTCCCCTTCGGCTACTACCTCATTTTTTGGGCCGTGTATACCTACTTCCTCACCCTCGCTGCCTTCCGAACCAACGTGGTCCTCGTCTGGATCTTGTTCTTTGTCGCCCTCACATTCACCACCCTCGGCGCTGCCTACCTCAAATTCGGCGAAAGCTCCCTCGCAGCCGGTGCCAACCTGATCACCGCCGCCGGTGCTTGTGGTTTCACTGCTTGCATGGGTGGCTTCTACATTCTGCTTCATCTGTGTCTCGCCGCCACCGACTTTCCCTTTAACATTCCCCTCTTTGACTTGGCTCACCTGTGGGGTGCCAGGCAGTGA
- a CDS encoding putative Cytosol aminopeptidase, which produces MSSSAANSLAGVVVGVDTSGASTASKVDVSAQWKASRASSSRSNEIRVFYPENSAPVAAVSLGEQKAAPTTTPDLTPSEKTFLRNEQLERVRLAAAKGVKAIRDLGSGPEDKGDVPVQRSIALDTMSSPHAAATGANLGLWTVNHFKTRGKNAAHGKEASVQGGKEINVVPVEGAADEAAKKQLKDAGDEVPSVAPLSWYTGEVYAEAQNWARELKETPANLMTPTIFGQRVTAAFKNVPNTTVIVHDEDWAREQRMNSFLSVAAGTDEPAKFVEIIYKGSPDNEARSVGYVGKGIVFDSGGISLKPGAGMKAMRADMGGAAAVVATTLAIAKLGLPINVVCATPLTENMPSGKATKPGDIIIARNGLSIEVDNTDAEGRLVLADALTYVSETYKPHTLVDVATLTGACMIAVGDVYSAAFTESDSLWNELRVAGEAENDLFWRLPLNDTYLKQISTSNADLCNTGGRLAGASTAAIFLKQFVVGLGERGGAAPSVRYAHLDIAGSMEATPTTTNDYQPKGFTGRPVRALIEFARRIAANGSAN; this is translated from the coding sequence ATGTCATCTTCGGCCGccaactcgctcgccggtgtcgtcgtcggtgtcgACACTAGCGGCGCCTCCACCGCTAGCAAGGTCGATGTCTCCGCTCAGTGGAAGGCTTCCcgcgcctcgtcgtccCGCAGCAACGAAATCCGTGTCTTCTACCCAGAAAACAGTGCACCAGTTGCTGCCGTctcgctcggcgagcaaAAGGCTGCCCCCACCACCACCCCGGATCTCACTCCATCCGAAAAGACTTTCCTCCGCAacgaacagctcgagcgtgtGCGTCTTGCCGCCGCAAAAGGCGTCAAGGCCATCCGTGATCTTGGTTCCGGGCCCGAGGACAAGGGCGATGTCCCTGTTCAGAGGTCTATCGCTCTCGACACAATGTCGAGCCCGCACGCTGCCGCCACTGGTGCAAACCTCGGCCTCTGGACCGTCAATCATTTCAAGACCCGCGGAAAGAACGCCGCTCACGGTAAGGAAGCAAGTGTCCAGGGAGGAAAAGAGATCAATGTAGTACCTGTTGAgggtgctgctgacgaggccgccaagaagcagctcaaggatgCCGGTGACGAGGTTCCCAGCGTCGCTCCACTCAGCTGGTACACTGGTGAGGTCTATGCCGAGGCACAGAACTGGGCTCGAGAGCTCAAAGAGACTCCAGCCAACCTCATGACCCCCACCATCTTTGGCCAGCGAGTCACTGCCGCCTTCAAGAACGTTCCCAACACCACCGTCATCGTTCACGACGAGGACTGGGCgcgcgagcagcgcatGAACTCGTTCCTCTCGGTTGCCGCCGGCACCGACGAGCCAGCCAAGTttgtcgagatcatctACAAGGGATCACCGGACAACGAAGCTCGCAGCGTCGGCTACGTCGGAAAAGGTATCGTCTTTGACTCGGGAGGAATTAGTCTCAAGCCCGGTGCTGGCATGAAGGCTATGCGTGCTGATAtgggtggtgctgctgctgttgtggcTACCACGCTTGCCAttgccaagcttggcttgccCATCAATGTGGTTTGCGCGACGCCGCTGACCGAGAACATGCCCTCGGGCAAGGCCACCAAGCCCGGTGACATTATCATTGCCCGCAACGGTCTCTCGATCGAGGTCGACAACACCGACGCCGAAGGGCGATTGGTGCTCGCCGACGCGCTCACCTACGTGTCCGAGACTTACAAGCCTCACACGCTTGTCGATGTTGCCACTTTGACCGGCGCCTGCATGATCGCCGTAGGTGATGTTTACTCGGCTGCTTTCACTGAGTCCGACAGCCTCTGGAACGAGCTGCGTGTTGCTGGTGAGGCCGAGAACGACCTCTTCTGGCGCCTCCCGCTCAACGATACCTACCTCAAGCAGATCTCCACCTCCAATGCTGACCTCTGCAACACTGGTGGTCGTCTCGCTGGTGCTTCCACTGCTGCCATCTTCCTCAAGCAGTTTGTAGTTGGTCTCGGCGAGCGCGGCGGTGCCGCTCCCAGTGTGCGCTACGCCCACCTCGACATTGCCGGCAGCATGGAGGCGACCCctaccaccaccaacgacTATCAGCCTAAGGGCTTTACCGGCCGCCCTGTTCGTGCACTCATTGAATTTGCTCGCCGAATCGCTGCCAACGGCAGCGCCAACTAA
- a CDS encoding putative ribose-phosphate pyrophosphokinase 3 yields the protein MPGVNSIKLLTGNSHPELAQQVADRLGIPLTPCVCKKFADQSIDVRIGSSVRDEDVYVLQTGNSPYTDPNDSLMELLILLSACKTASARRITAVIPSFPYSRHDKKDKSRAPITAKLVANMLTVAGADHVITMDLHASQIQGFFDIPVDNLTSEPSVARWIRSKVENWREAIIVSPDAGGAKRATALADSLGVDFALINRNRRREQHKRIRAAQKTALGLSSRSSFDDLRSGVSTPMSSSYLLDGTGLNSKATVGQATDKLNALSVSAESQSFTSTQQSIGSKHVYSEVANGIKCDETGEWIMTDEQGHLVRSGRSKRDIPGESGTSAEDDSEDENSSRMEILVGDVKGKVAILVDDMVDTGRTLALAAKTLEAAGAAKVYAIITHGLLSGQSIDLLRKLSLERLVVTNTIANTEKAKASEGKLEIMDVSAVIGETIRRSHHGESISQLFRQDAEIMF from the coding sequence ATGCCTGGCGTCAACTCGATCAAGCTACTGACCGGAAACAGTCACCCTGAGCTCGCTCAGCAGGTGGCCGATCGTCTTGGCATTCCGCTCACACCTTGCGTCTGTAAGAAGTTTGCAGATCAATCTATCGATGTCCGCATCGGCAGCTCGGTTCGAGATGAAGACGTCTACGTCCTCCAGACGGGCAACTCGCCCTACACCGACCCCAACGATTCGTTGATGGAGCTCCTCATCCTTCTTTCTGCCTGCAAGACTGCTTCAGCTCGTCGTATTACTGCCGTCATCCCTTCGTTTCCCTACTCGCGTCATGACAAAAAGGACAAGAGCCGTGCTCCTATCACTGCCAAGCTCGTAGCCAACATGCTCACCGTCGCTGGTGCCGACCACGTCATCACGATGGACCTCCACGCCAGTCAGATTCAGGGCTTCTTCGACATCCCCGTCGATAACCTCACCAGTGAGCCCAGCGTAGCTCGATGGATTCGTTCCAAAGTGGAAAACTGGAGGGAGGCGATTATTGTCAGTCCcgatgctggtggtgcCAAGCGGGCTACTGCACTCGCCGACTCATTGGGCGTCGACTTTGCTCTGATCAACCGCAATCGTCGTCGTGAACAGCACAAACGTATCCGCGCTGCACAAAAGACCGCGCTGGGCCTCTCGAGTCGCTCTTCATTCGACGACCTTCGCTCCGGCGTCAGCACGcccatgtcgagctcgtaCCTTCTCGATGGCACTGGCCTCAACTCTAAGGCGACTGTCGGACAGGCCACCGACAAACTCAACGCTCTCAGCGTCTCAGCTGAATCGCAATCCTTTACCTCGACACAGCAGTCGATAGGCTCGAAACACGTCTACAGCGAAGTCGCCAATGGCATCAAGTGCGACGAGACAGGCGAGTGGATTATGACTGATGAGCAGGGACACCTCGTGCGCAGTGGACGATCCAAACGCGACATTCCCGGAGAATCGGGTACTTCGGCAGAAGACGATTCGGAAGACGAAAACTCGTCGCGCATGGAGATTCTTGTTGGTGATGTTAAGGGCAAAGTGGCCATTTTGGTCGACGACATGGTGGACACAGGTCGAACGCTTGCGCTCGCCGCCAAAACATTGGAAGCTGCTGGAGCCGCTAAAGTGTACGCCATCATTACGCATGGTCTGCTGAGCGGACAGTCGATCGATCTGCTGCGCAAACTCAGCTTGGAACGTCTCGTTGTGACAAATACGATCGCCAACACGGAAAAGGCAAAAGCGAGCGAGGGCAAGCTCGAAATCATGGATGTTTCTGCAGTTATTGGTGAGACGATCCGAAGATCGCATCATGGCGAATCCATCTCTCAACTCTTCCGAcaggatgccgagatcaTGTTCTGA
- a CDS encoding uncharacterized protein (related to DOA1 - involved in ubiquitin-dependent proteolysis), which produces MVATYKLSATLEQHGADVRCVSASSSEVSKDCRGDLVLTGSRDRRAIVWQRTFTNQFVSILDLGNHEGFVNACTLIRSESPYAITAGQDKIIYAYQLLSEGDRISVQLDPKTSEPQPSRTLIGHTENVCALDAGPHGQYLVSGSWDKTAKIWRNWECVATLKGHEQSVWAVVAVDHDRVLTASADKTIRLWSISNSSKPLAIFGGHTDAVRGLTLLEGGESFASCGNDGNINIYSLQDASTSAGSAPIQPVQTLSGHTSFVYSVETIPGGKGELVSSGEDRSVRIWRDGALEQSITLPAISVWSVSALPNGDIVAGSSDGVARVFTRDAALVADEATLKAYDHAISTQALNQTQVGDIKKDDLPGPEALAQPGSKEGQVKMVKNSEVVEAHQWSTSSQQWVKIGEVVGGVGSGQKKLYEGKEYDYVFDVDIADGVPPLKLPFNLNENPYAAAQKFLEKNDLPQQYIDQVVQFIDKNTSGVNLGGPQYTDPYTGASRYQPSGSAPGGGGAAGESSAAQGALSGTGDSGTYTGARNVDPYTSSAPSIANAAASAPSSRILPQRAFLAFKSANFSAIKTKLSQVNEQESVKLSESELGQIDQLIAQLEAGSSAGNLNVDALLKAVSSWSASSRLPALDLIRCAAAAGTTTPPLEIAREAFQASSWASDWPVAGTGEAKSRDVNSMLALRTIANLWNDPQALGELEVNGVSLLGSLGETHYAKMTKNGRIAFATVVYNATAQMVDGMGKNSAAGITLGLINEVLAVESEESEAVYRILVAFGNLLCSSSGASLNRNALEQARAWIQRLVGSKLGKEQRIAQIAAEINSLF; this is translated from the coding sequence ATGGTGGCGACGTACAAGCTTTCTGCTACCTTGGAGCAACATGGAGCTGATGTCCGCTGCGTCTCAGCCAGCAGCTCAGAGGTGAGCAAAGACTGTCGCGGTGATCTCGTGCTTACCGGATCgagagatcgacgagcgatTGTTTGGCAGCGCACCTTCACCAATCAATTCGTTTCTATCCTAGATCTGGGTAACCACGAAGGATTCGTCAACGCGTGCACCTTGATTCGGTCCGAATCTCCCTATGCCATCACTGCCGGTCAAGATAAGATCATCTATGCATATCAGCTCCTCTCGGAAGGAGACCGAATCTCGGTGCAGCTCGATCcaaagacgagcgagccgCAACCATCGCGTACGTTGATAGGTCATACAGAAAACGTCTGTGCCCTCGATGCGGGTCCACACGGCCAGTACCTGGTCAGTGGCAGCTGGGACAAGACTGCCAAGATCTGGAGGAACTGGGAGTGTGTAGCTACGCTCAAAGGTCACGAGCAGTCAGTGTGGGCcgttgttgctgtcgaCCATGATCGCGTACTGACAGCTTCGGCGGACAAGACGATTCGATTGTGGTCTATCTCAAACTCTTCCAAGCCGCTCGCCATATTCGGGGGCCACACGGACGCTGTGCGTGGATTAACGCTTCTCGAAGGAGGAGAGTCGTTTGCTAGCTGCGGTAACGATGGCAATATTAACATCTATTCTCTGCAAGATGCCTCGACGTCTGCGGGCAGCGCGCCGATTCAGCCGGTGCAGACCTTATCGGGACACACGAGCTTCGTCTACAGCGTAGAAACCATTCCGGGAGGTAAAGGCGAGCTCGTAAGCTCAGGTGAAGATCGCAGTGTGCGTATTTGGCGCGACGGTGCACTGGAACAGAGCATCACGCTGCCCGCCATCTCGGTGTGGTCTGTCTCTGCACTTCCAAACGGAGACATTGTTGCAGGTTCCTCAGATGGAGTAGCTCGTGTGTTTACCCGAGATGCAGCACTTGTCGCGGACGAAGCAACACTCAAAGCATACGATCACGCCATATCGACGCAAGCGCTCAACCAGACACAGGTGGGAGAcatcaagaaggacgacCTACCCGGGCCTGAGGCGCTTGCGCAGCCAGGCAGCAAGGAAGGCCAGGTTAAGATGGTCAAGAACAGCGAAGTGGTCGAGGCGCATCAGTGGAGTACCTCTTCGCAGCAATGGGTCAAAATTGGCGAAGTGGTTGGCGGTGTCGGATCGGGCCAAAAGAAGCTCTACGAGGGTAAAGAGTACGATTACGTATTTGACGTCGATATTGCAGATGGCGTTCCACCGCTCAAGCTTCCGTTCAACCTGAATGAGAATCCTTATGCGGCTGCGCAGAAGTTTTTGGAGAAGAACGATTTGCCGCAGCAGTACATTGATCAAGTGGTGCAATTCATTGACAAGAACACGTCCGGTGTCAATCTGGGCGGGCCACAGTACACGGATCCGTACACGGGTGCTAGCAGATACCAGCCTTCTGGATCGGCTCcgggtggtggtggagcggCCGGTGAATCAAGCGCTGCGCAAGGTGCTCTATCAGGGACAGGTGATAGCGGCACCTACACGGGCGCAAGAAATGTCGATCCGTATACCAGCTCTGCTCCATCAATAGCAAATGCCGCAGCCTCAGCACCATCGAGTAGGATCCTACCCCAACGCGCATTCTTGGCTTTCAAATCCGCGAATTTCTCCGCAATCAAAACTAAGCTCTCGCAGGTCAACGAGCAAGAGTCGGTCAAGCTGTCGGAGTCCGAATTGGGTCAGATCGATCAACTGATCGCACAGCTTGAGGCTGGTTCTTCAGCTGGCAACCTCAATGTTGATGCTCTACTCAAAGCAGTCAGTTCGTGGAGCGCCAGCTCTCGTCTACCCGCTCTGGATCTGATTCGctgtgctgcagcagcaggcacCACCACTCCACCTCTGGAAATTGCGAGAGAGGCATTCCAAGCGTCGTCATGGGCCTCGGACTGGCCCGTAGCCGGCACGGGAGAGGCCAAGAGTCGAGACGTCAACTCGATGCTCGCATTGCGAACAATCGCGAACCTGTGGAACGACCCGCAAGCGCTCGGGGAGCTGGAAGTGAACGGTGTCAGCTTGCTGGGTAGTCTGGGCGAAACGCACTATGCCAAGATGACCAAAAATGGACGTATCGCTTTTGCTACCGTGGTGTACAACGCTACGGCACAGATGGTGGATGGGATGGGGAAGAACAGTGCTGCAGGGATCACGCTGGGATTGATCAACGAGGTGCTGGCGGTGGAGAGCGAAGAGAGCGAGGCGGTGTACAGGATCCTGGTGGCGTTTGGCAAtttgctctgctcgtcgtccggCGCAAGCTTGAACCGGAATGCGTTGgagcaagcgagagcaTGGATTCAGAGGCTCGTGGGGTCGAAGTTGGGTAAGGAGCAGAGGATCGCTCAGATCGCTGCTGAGATCAACAGCTTGTTTTAG
- a CDS encoding uncharacterized protein (related to Cytochrome b561), producing MLQGRASEQGSTTQPLLTTTNDDYHHHETDALITPLDMVRHENVSRHAVGVQVSALLFVVVVWSIVFSTMSILSLPLFGYHPLIQSFTILLLLQAIVVLQRTTPSQPAAKKSAFTAHQWINLILVLPLFTAGASIMWYLHDQPASAHFISYHGILGTAVVIAAWVQAAFGAASVWWKGKLVGGENKGKALWKWHRLSGYVLIALFLLTAVLGVVETTWGKRNARPIQKGVTVVTLSLAAFAMLIRVQKSKLPKL from the coding sequence ATGTTGCAAGGTCgcgcgagcgagcaggGATCCACCACGCAACCACTGCTGACCACCACAAACGACGActaccaccatcacgaGACAGACGCCTTGATCACGCCGCTCGACATGGTTCGGCATGAAAACGTCTCGCGCCATGCGGTGGGCGTGCAAGTTTCCGCGTTGCTCTTTGTCGTCGTTGTATGGAGCATTGTTTTCTCCACTATGTCGATCCTTTCGCTGCCACTCTTCGGCTATCATCCATTGATCCAGTCTTTCACCATactgcttctgctgcagGCGATTGTAGTACTGCAGCGGACGACGCCATCACAACCAGCGGCGAAAAAATCGGCGTTCACAGCACACCAGTGGATCAACCTCATTCTCGTACTCCCACTCTTCACCGCGGGCGCAAGCATCATGTGGTACCTGCACGATCAACCAGCCTCGGCACACTTCATATCGTACCATGGGATTCTCGGTACCGCCGTCGTAATCGCAGCGTGGGTACAGGCCGCCTTCGGTGCCGCAAGCGTCTGGTGGAAGGGAAAGCTAGTGGGTGGAGAGAACAAAGGTAAGGCGCTTTGGAAGTGGCATAGATTGTCTGGCTATGTACTCATTGCGCTGTTTCTCTTGACGGCTGTGTTGGGTGTGGTCGAGACTACGTGGGGGAAGCGGAATGCCCGGCCGATCCAGAAGGGCGTGACGGTGGTGACGTTAAGTTTGGCGGCATTTGCGATGCTCATCCGCGTGCAAAAGAGCAAACTGCCAAAGCTGTAG
- a CDS encoding mitogen-activated serine/threonine-protein kinase, with protein sequence MSHAHGQQPNHSTTFKVGETYKVVDVVGEGAYGVVCSAIHVPSSSRVAIKKITPFDHSMFCLRTLREIKLLRHFNHENIISILDIVKPDDYDSFSEVYLIQELMETDMHRVIRTQELSDDHCQYFIYQTLRGLKALHSAQVLHRDLKPSNLLLNANCDLKICDFGLARSANQPEAEGTGFMTEYVATRWYRAPEIMLTFKEYTKAIDVWSVGCILAEMLAGKPLFPGRDYHHQLSLTLEILGTPSLDDFYAITSTRSRDYIRALPFRKRRNLSLMFPNANPLAVDLMEKCLTFSPRKRITVEEALAHPYLEPYHDPEDEPTAEPLDPSFFDFDYCKEQLSRSELKRLIYNEIMR encoded by the coding sequence ATGTCACATGCCCACGGACAGCAGCCCAACCACTCGACCACCTTCAAAGTAGGCGAGACGTACAAGGTCGTCGATGTGGTCGGCGAGGGAGCTTACGGTGTTGTGTGCTCGGCCATCCACGTTCCCTCGAGCTCTCGTGTCGCCATTAAGAAGATCACCCCATTCGATCACTCCATGTTCTGTCTTCGAACCCTACGCGAgatcaagctgctgcgtcacTTCAACCACGAAAACATCATTTCAATcctcgacattgtcaagcCCGATGATTACGACAGCTTTTCCGAAGTTTACCTCATCCAAGAACTTATGGAGACCGACATGCATCGCGTCATTCGCACCCAGGAGCTCTCCGATGACCACTGTCAGTACTTTATTTATCAAACACTGCGTGGCTTGAAGGCGCTCCACTCGGCGCAAGTGCTGCATCGCGATTTGAAACCCTCAAACCTCTTACTCAACGCTAACTGCGATCTCAAGATCTGCGATTTCGGTCTAGCCCGTTCCGCAAACCAACCCGAAGCCGAAGGGACGGGTTTCATGACCGAATACGTTGCCACACGATGGTATCGCGCACCGGAAATCATGTTGACGTTCAAAGAGTATACAAAGGCCATCGATGTTTGGTCCGTGGGCTGCATTCTGGCCGAGATGCTTGCCGGAAAACCGCTCTTCCCTGGTAGAGactaccaccaccagcttTCGCTCACCTTGGAGATCCTCGGAACGCCTTCGTTGGACGACTTCTACGCAATCACTTCTACTCGCTCCCGAGATTACATCAGGGCACTACCTTTCCGAAAACGACGCAACCTTTCGCTCATGTTTCCCAATGCCAATCCTCTGGCCGTCGATCTGATGGAAAAGTGTCTCACCTTTAGCCCCAGGAAGCGCATCACCGTGGAAGAGGCGTTAGCACATCCATATTTGGAACCCTATCATGATCCCGAAGACGAACCGACAGCTGAACCGCTCGATCCTAGCTTCTTCGACTTTGACTACTGCAAAGAGCAACTCTCAAGGTCCGAACTCAAGAGGTTGATTTATAACGAGATCATGCGTTGA